atgacactacgACTCTATGagtgagagattgagagagaaagcGAGTAAGTGAAAGATGAAGAGAGAGAACGTGAGAGAGTAAGAGATGGAAAGTGTGACACAGATAAAAAGagaatgagatacagacagaatgagatggagagtgagagacagagttgagagagagaaaacaagagatgcagaaagagagatagagttagagatggagagagtgagagatggaTAGACAGTGTGAGATAGAGTAtgtgagatggagagagagtgagatagagaggggaCAGCGAGATAGATAGTGCAAGAGAtggacagagtgagagacagtgagataGATAGACAGCTTGAgatagggaaagagagagaaaacactcTTTTAAGATTCAGTAAATCTATCAATATCTATGCAGTTCTTTCAATCGCATGTTCTGTCTCTCTTGCAGATAATTTGGAATCTGACAATGCTGGCATATGTTATCAGAGATGTTGCTGCAATTACCTGTCAAGTCTGTGACATTGTGCCAATTCTTGGAAAAGCGCTAAAATAAAGTTTGCAACGTTCATGCTGTCTGTGGTCATGGAGCTTGGTGGGATGCACCAAATCAGAAAACAAACCATTACAAATGAGACAAGTGGTGTTGGCTCATTTGTCTGAAATGAAGATGACCATCCCCATTGTGGTCTGACTCGAGTACAAATAAACCTATCAGCAAACACCAGAACTGAACCCATTTGAAATCTGGGGACTGCTTGCAGTTATCAAGTAAATTAAACAAGATagttttccttttgatttgacaGCCCTCAGGAAAATAAAATGACTCTTACTTACTTTACAGCAATTTCTTACAAATGTCACTTCCTTTTATCCTTTCATCGGATCACTGGcaagccaacatttgttgtcgATACCTGATTGCCTTGGAACGGAGtaactcactgagccatttcagaggacagttcaaTCCATATCCGTAATTAgattacatgattagattagattacattacagtgtggaaacaggcccttcggcccaacaagtccacaccgacccgccgaagcgaaacccacccatacccctatatttaccccttacctaacactacgggcaatttagcatggccaattcacctgaccctgcacatcttttggactgtgggaggaaaccggagcacccggaggaaacccacgcagacacggggagaacgtgcaaactccacacagtcagtcgcctgaggcgggaattgaacccgggtctcaggcgctgtgaggcagcagtgctaaccactgtgccaccgtgccgcccacttaggtGGCCAACTTAGGTGTAGGCCAAACTGGGTAATATtgagagatttccttccctaatgagcATTAGTGAATCAGGAAGGTTTTTACAATCAACTATAATTTTGGGGCCACCATTACAGAGACTACCATTTTATTCCATGCCTattaatcaaattaaaattaGTCATTCGGTACCGTTTCTTttagaaaatccagttatttacTTACATACACTGTTTTCCAATCTCCCAGGATACTTCTCTCCTTCCACTATTCACCTACTTCCCTCTTTCAAAGCTGGACATTAGACGTGTTGTGAAATTTCACAGAAATGTAAAATTTGTACTGTATTCCAGCCCAATATGTCATAACCTTCCTGGTTAATGTTCAGAAACACCAGTCAGGTGGATATATTTGGAGCAGCAATTTCTAGCATAATTTCATACAATATCTAGGGAGTGGAAATATTTTCTGGATAATTATTCACTTCATAAAGTATTACCTGTTTTGTGTTTCAGGTAAAGATTTATTCTAGTGCTTACTGGTCCATTCACTTGCGGTTGTGTGTTCCAAAGTTATTCCATAATTCAGTAAATTCTAAAAGCCAGAAAACCAAAGCATTATGAATCGCATAAGTTACATGGCATAGGAATTCTTAACGCCAGCAGAAATCCAAACTTTCAGAGTAAATGCAAATTATTCCATATGTCTTTAACAGTACCAACAACAAACATTTCCAACTCTTGCAGTCACTTGCAAACCAGCTGATATTTCAGCAGAAGGATCGCGTGAACCCCTTCACACAATGCATCTGAACAACCTCTGCCCATTGTGTACCCTTTGATGTGTCAGTAGActagatgactgagtgaatcctttcccacacatgGGGCAagtgaatggcctttccccagtATGAACGCGCTGGTGAGTCAGCAGATTGGATGAATTTCTGAATCGCTTCCcacacacggagcaggtgaacggcctttCCCCCGTGTGAACACGCCGGTGAGTCATCAGGCtggacgactgagtgaatcccttcccacacacggggcaggtgaacggcctctccccagtgtgaactcgttgGTGAGTCATAAGGTTGGATGAAttagtgaatcccttcccacacaccgagcaagtgaatggcctctccccagtatgAAGGCGCCGGTGTGTCAGCAGGCTGGACGACTgtgtgaatcccttcccgcacacggagcaggtgaacggtctctctccagtgtgaactcgctggtgtaaGAGTAAGTTGGATGAATTagtgaatctcttcccacacactgagcaggtgaacggcttctccccagtgtgaacgcGCTGGTGTGTCTGCAGGCTGGATGACTGTGAAAATCCCTTCCTGCACACGGAACAGGTaaatggcctctctccagtgtgaactcgctggtgtaaCATCAGGTTGGATGACTGAGCAAACTCTTTGTCACACACTGAACAGGTTAACGGTTTCTCCCCATTGTGATCAGTTTGATAAATATCCAGCTCATAAGAGGTAAGTACTCTCTTCTCACAGTCCCCAAATTTCTCTGGTGTTTCCATGATGCCAGTGTCCTTGTGTTCCTCCACTTAGTACAATCAATTGAAACCCTGGGTCCACACACAGAATATGCACACAGGTTCCCTAAGCTGTGACAAATGCAAAGTATTTTTTTCAGGCTGCATCACAGGTTTAAGTTATTTCCAGTCATTACAAGGGAGCAGTCTCATTCAAGTGCTTGTGTCTTGATGCCCTTCCAGCCATATGGACGTTTAAAACCAGAAAAAGACTTCTTATGCACCAAAAGGCCAAGATACTCAGGCCCTGATGAATTGCAAGACTTTCAGATTCCATTCCATATTTGGCACGTGCTCCTCAATTCTCAATCCCATCTGAATGCCCTGGAAAGCAAGTGTATAAAAGTCAGCATTGTAAGCACAAAGGGTAGAAATTCAAGGCAGGACTGATTTTAATAGTACACTGGTTCCTTCTTGATCCCCTAATATTTTAAACCCTGTGAGTTTTCTTTATTGTGTAAGGCAGTTGAACGGTTTAACTTACATCATGAGACAATCTCCATCCATCCGGATAGAAATTACCGTGCCTGCGAGGGACTCACCTGCTTAAATTGTTTTACTATTAAATCCATGCAGCTACGTAGTAATATGTACTCAATCGAAAGCCGAGCTTGACAACATACAcagactaggtgaaagtgaggaatgcagacactggaaatcacagtcaagattagaggggtgtaagaaaagggcttttgccggaaacgtcgattttcctgctcctcagatgctgcctgacctgctgtgcttttccagcaccactctaatcatgtgACTCAGATGTAGCGTAACTGGCCATTAAATACTATATCACAGACCCATTCTGTTCACGGAGACTAAGTTTCTCTTTTGCAAAAGACTTTGTATGAGCATCCTTCCTGCTTAATATCAGTAACTTAGGctaaaaggtaaaatcaccattgTCACACCAgagcatagggctgctctcttattataGAGAATCAAcctagtttaacctgagggtcccaCAAAGCTTTAGCTATGAGGTGAGGCTGTGTGAGCTTGGTTTGTTTTCCTGAGAAGGCCTGACAGAGATGCACAAATCAATGATTCGCATGCACAAAATGAATataaatcaagagtgtggtgctggaaaaacacagcagttcaggcagcatctgagaagcaggaaaatcaatgtttcgggcaaaagccattcatcaggaatgcccgaaatgccgattttcctgctcctcggatactgcctggcctgctgtgtttttccagcaccacactctcgactctcatctccagcatcagcagtcctcacgttcaccaggaagcagctgttcccctgcAGTCAAGAAGAAGGGGGCATAATTGTAAAGGCAAAGCAAGAAGTTCAGAGGGGATTCATGGAAAGGTCGTTTCACCCAGCCGGTAGTCAGGACCTGGAATgcacagttgaaaagtgtggtgctggaaaaacacagcaggccaggcagcatccgaggagcaggagaatcgacgtttcgggcataagaaggggttatgcccgaaacgtcgattctcctgctcctcggatgctgcctggcctgctgtgtttttccagcaccacacttttcaactctggtctccagcatctgcagtcctcactttcacctgcatTGCACAGcctgggaggggagatgagatgCTTAACTTCACAACCTTTTGAAAAAACACTTGGATGAGCACCTTGAAGTGCCATAACATTCAGGGTTGTGGGCCTggtacaaacttgatgggccgaagggcctcttgtGCACTGCATGCTTTCTGTGAAATGCAGGGTCCCAGGATGGGTCCGCCCACCCGATGATGTCAGCGTCGCGGCTCCGCGCATGCGCCGCCCCCTCGACGGCCCGGAGGGCCCGCTCCAGCGATCCGGTAACCCAAGACGCCAGTCTGTTAACCACAGGCTGGGCGGACACGGGAAAACCACGCCGCTTCGACCAAGGATCCTTAGAAAATCCTTAACCGAGACTTACAGAGCATTAGGCACCACCAAACCTACTCTGTTACTCGGCGACGTGCGGCCTGCCTTTCGAACCGTCTCCGGCAACCTCACGACCCGGGTCGATGTGAGTGCGCATGCTCCAGGTTGCCAGAACCGCGCCTGCGCCCCACTCCTCCCGCTTTGTGAATAGAGCACTTTCCTTACCGCGCGGCATGCTGGGCAATAGTTTTACCCTTGAAGGTACATTCGCTGTTCTATCATCCGAATGAGATAgaattaatttctgtttttttaaaaaaaaagtacacaaGAACCGACATGATTAGGTTAGGCGCGAGTTGCTTTGAGGAAACGTGGCAAGCTGAAAACCGTCGGACGTTTCCTTTCTGTGAATTTCCATTTCCACCTCCCCTGGCAAAactatcacccgatgaaggagcgtcgctccgaaagctagtgcttccaattaaacctgttggactataacctggtgttctgcgATTTTTAACTTGGCAAAACTCAGGTGCCTGGTCACCCAAATGTAGCAGGTGATTCTCCTCACCCGACCCCATGGAATGCCATGTGACAGTGACCGGGAATGGAGGGATCGATGACCAGATGTAAGGTCAGGGGGAGAAAATTTAACAGAGACgcggagaaatattttcacctaGAGTCTGGTGTGAATCtggaagggtggtagaggcaaaaaCTTTTATAACATTTCAGAACTGTTTAGATGTACACTTATGTTGCTAAAGTTTACATGActatggaaaatgctggaaaatgaagttagaataattaggtgcttgtttttgactaaCATGATGTGATGGATTAAAGGACTTTTTCTGTACTGTGGGTTTTTATGGCCAGATAATCTGTCCTTGTGTTGATTGAGCCCTTTATGAATTCCTGTGGACATggcacagaatttttaaaaatgatagttTGGTTTTATATATGGAGAGAGGAGCTTGCACTGTCTCAGTAGTCACCAGAGGTTTTctctgattagagtggtgctggaaaagcacagccggtcaggtaacatccgaggatcaggaagatcgatgttttgggcaaaagccattcatcaggaagggcttcatcagcttttgcccgaaacgttgattttcctgctcctctgatgctgctttttcagcaccactctaatctagactttgatctccagcatctgcagtccttgcttttgcCTAGTTTTCTCTGATTAGGCCACAAATTCTATCAGTATCAGAATCTATTGCATTGGTTGATAAAAGGAAACCCAATAGCTTTTGTAAAAACAAGACACAATTCCTCACAAGACAGTCAAGTCCCTGGCAGCAAgttacatcttttttttaaaaatggaaataactGTGCATGTTGGATATCAGAATTAAAAagaagaattgctggaaaagcccagcagaacTAGAGTTCTGAGCAAGgatcactggacatgaaatgttaaatctgaattctctccacagatgttgcagacctgctgaaatttttccagcaatttctgtttatattacaTATTTAGTTCTGCTGTTATTCAACCTATGCTCTTAACATTGGATCATTACAAAAGTGGACTAATACTTGGAACTCTGTAAACTTTACAGACACTTTAGACACCGACATTTGATAAGTTTAAATAATCTGTTTCCATGGCAGTTGATGCTGACATTATGGATTACATTGTTCCACATTCCCCAATCATTCAGATTTTACCAAACTACACTTACCTGTGACAGAAAATGATGGGaacacttagcaggtctggcaacatctatggagagataaACAGTCAATACATTAGGTTAATGATCTTTCAAAAGAAGTTAGGATAATAATAGATTTTGAGCAAGGGATGTGTGGGATCAGGACAAAAGGAAGCTCTATGATAGGGtgaagacaggagagatcaaatggcagaagagttggtgTTAGATCATAAAACATAAAAGCAGAATTTAGGCttttcggtccattgagtccgtTCCATCATTGAATCATGTCTGATAAGTTTCTGAACCCTATTCTCTGCATAACCTTTAGTCTTACTCTTATAGGACCAAAGGGAATGCAGATGAAACGCACAGAAGAATCAAAGAAAGTAACAGGTGTGTCTAGAGCAGGTGTGCTGATACCAGAACACAAAAGTTcatgaaaaaaacaaaacatgcCAAGACGAGGAAATAAAACAGGGAGAACAGAGATCTGCAATTGTTGAATTCACTGATTCTGGAAAGCTGTAAAATGCCTCATTGAGAGATGCTAAAAAGCACTGACCTTTCCTAATTTTAATGCGAAGTTTTGgatttgaaaaattaactctTATTTCTGTCTTCATGCATACAGCCTTGTCATGCTGATTATTTCCagagtttttgatttttttgttaatttctgatttctagcatccacagtacttgATTGTTGATTATTGGTTTTTCAAAGTTGTTTATATGAATTATCTGTTGAAACAGGAAGTTGTACCATTCCTTTGATTAGCTGGTAATAGAATATCCTTGGTCAACAAAGGTACCTTGGTCCAACAAAGAAACATCACAGTAGCACAGAATAACAGCAAAactaaatgccggaggaaacatcacagaagcgcttcacaggaggctcccaagcactgaggatgtcacctagacaggggacgaaacgtctgcaacacaaattcccagctcggcgaacagaaccacaacaatgttctCATGGAGACTGTTAAGTGACAGCTGATCCTTAGTGGCGTagctatttttgttttgtatttctgcAAGCCAAAAATCACTAACTTCAGTCGATTTAAAGTGCAGGTCAACATCATGAATAGTATTGCAATTGACCATGGTGAGAAATGTCTACGGTGTCTGCCAGTCAGGGAGCACCATTGAAGTAGCAAGAACTACAAAACATCAGATATAGATCAGAATGGGTCACAATGGAAGggaaggtaatggcctagtggcatcatcactgggctgttaatctagacacccaactaatgttctggggacctgggttcaaatcctgccatgtcagatggtggattttgaattcaataaatgtctggaattaggagtctaatggtgactatgaaaccattgtcaattgttgggaaagccCAGCTGATACAATAATGTCCTATCGTGAaggtaactgccatccttacctggtcaggcctgcatgtaactctagacccacagcaatgtagttgactcttaactagttagggatgggcagtaaaaaaaaaggcttgtatccagttctggtagcTGTGGCATGAGGGAATAAAGAAAATGAGAGCTGGAGATTGCAGCAGAATGTATGGAGAATTTGGAGGAATTGGAACTGCATGCCATGATTACTGCAGATAGATATGTCCAgatggcaaccttcaaagatcggTGGGAGAGAGGGGAAGAGTGAATGGAAGAGGCAATGATTTGGATACTCAGGAGAAGGTGGATTGTCAGGATTTCTGTGGCCGAGGTCCGTTGTTAGACAGGCTGGTTTTCTCGATTGACAATCCTCTCCAATCCCTAGTGGATTACTCACTGTATCCTTCTGTGCTCGTCTCTGTCAAATCCTCTTCCCCACCCTCTTCATTGTCCAGGCTGCTCTTAACATCCTCTCTACCTGATGTGGGTATTAAgtttgtccttaatttttttattctcgtttgcttttctttctgatCAACAATTTTCCAGGTCAAAATGTTTCCCTTGAATGTACTGCTGTGTATAATCAGTGAATTTTTAtgtttatatttaatatttataACCCTTCATTTCATGAGACATGCCTCATGGGACAAAGCCAGTAAACTCCCTCCAATAAAAGTGTTTCATCCCATGAGTTGGATTTTCCTATGCAAAGAACAAGATGCTATGAAAATCCTGGTAGTGGAGGAGAATcaggtttaatttattttttaaatatggcCACCCTTTATTtgttttttgtaatttgttttcctaacagcggtagtgcttatatttttcgGCCACCTTtcattactcatccctaattacccctgaGAAGTTGGTTATcgactgccttcttgaaccgctgcagtctgtgtAGTGGAGATACAACCAaaatgccctttgggagggagttccaggattttgacccagtgatactgatcCAACGGCGATATATGTCCACGTCAGAATGGAGACTGAATCAGAAGAAAATTTGTGTGTGGCAGTTATCCAAGTCAATGAGGACTTGAGAGATCAGAATCATATCAAAAAGTTCAATTCATGAGTTGCAACATTTTAACCGAAGCGATTTTCCTCGCTTGTCTGCCTTGCCCTCATTCTGATGGCTGTGTAAAATAAGTGTTGAAGTATTTTTCAACACTTTtctataaaaattaaaataagctATTTTCTGCTTGAGTTTAATTCTCAATTGCTTATACCTTGAACAAGCTGACCAGCAAAGAATAAGAGATGCCAACTGATTACCTTCATTTCCCATCTTGTTTTTAGGAATCACGTTGGATTACAGAGAATGCGCAAAGAGAAACTAGCTCCTCGGCCCAATCGGTCTATCTTAGTGATCATGGTCCAGCCAGTCTCCTCCCATCTCTCATCTAAATGTACCATGTGGTTCCCTGCCCCCTTCTCTCTCAATCGCTTGCCTGctttccttttaaatttctctATGTGAGTCACTTCAGCCACGCCCTATGGTagtgtgttccagattcccaccactctctggttgaagacgtTTCTTGTAAATTCCCCAATTAAACTGCTTCCTGACTATCTTGTGTTGGTGTTCTCTGGCCTTCTGTTTTATCAAGCGATGAGGCTGTCAAGCCCCCTCCTGATATTGTAAAGCCAAGCATTTCTGGAATTGTGTTGGGAAGTCATTTCTGAACCCCTCGCAGTGCCTTGGCATTGATATTGTCAGCTGAAAAGAACCTCCAACTTTTGTTGTGGTTGTAAGTTATTTCTACTGTGATCTCTCTCCTTCCTCCCTTCACTCAGTGAAGCTGTCTTAATTTCGAAAAGATTAAGAGATGTGAAATGTTTGAAGTCTCCGTAATTGTTACCTTTTATGGTCTGTTTGAATATCCTATTCAAGGACTGTAGGAGCAggagttttttttccagaaaatttatttgttggatgtgggcatttctgacTGGCCAATATTGATTGCCTGCCCCCactggcccttgagaaggttgggggtgagctgtcttcttgaaaccCTGCagaccacctgctgtgggttgacccacactgccattagggagggaattccagggttttgatctagtgacagtgaaggaatggcgatacatttccaagtgtgggtggggagtggcttggaggggagtttgaaGGTCGTGGCGttctcatgtatttgctgcccttgtccttctcgatagaGGTGGCCATTGGTTTGGAAGATacagtctgaggatctttggtgaattccagcagtgcatcttgtaggtagtacacactactgctactgagcatcggtgatggagggagggatgcttgtggatgtagtgcaaTCAAGCAGCTggtttgtcctagatggtgtcacacttcttgaatgttgttggagctgcacccatccaggccagtggggagTAATAGAGTAATCCATTACATTTCTGAGTTGTGCTTGGGCTGATGGACAGGCTtctgggaatcaggaggtgagttacttgctgcagtattccttgctttgacctactcttagagccactgtgtttctgtggtgagTCCGGTTGAGTTTCTGGctaatggtaacccctaggatgttgatagtaggggaatcagtgatgataacaccactgaatgtcaaggggcggtggttagattgtcttattggtgatggccatGGTCTGGCGCTTGtatggcgcaaatgttacttgccacttgtcagcccaagcctggatattgtctacaaTTTCTTGCATTTGAAgacagactgtttcagtatctgaggagttgcgattGGTACTGAACATCGTGCAATccttggcgaacatccccacctgTGACCTtataatagagggaaggtcatttataaaacagCTGGAAATGGGCCTAGGACTCTACTgagaggaattcctgcagagatgacctggaaCTAAGNNNNNNNNNNNNNNNNNNNNNNNNNNNNNNNNNNNNNNNNNNNNNNNNNNNNNNNNNNNNNNNNNNNNNNNNNNNNNNNNNNNNNNNNNNNNNNNNNNNNNNNNNNNNNNNNNNNNNNNNNNNNNNNNNNNNNNNNNNNNNNNNNNNNNNNNNNNNNNNNNNNNNNNNNNNNNNNNNNNNNNNNNNNNNNNNNNNNNNNNNNNNNNNNNNNNNNNNNNNNNNNNNNNNNNNNNNNNNNNNNNNNNNNNNNNNNNNNNNNNNNNNNNNNNNNNNNNNNNNNNNNNNNNNNNNNNNNNNNNNNNNNNNNNNNNNNNNNNNNNNNNNNNNNNNNNNNNNNNNNNNNNNNNNNNNNNNNNNNNNNNNNNNNNNNNNNNNNNNNNNNNNNNNNNNNNNNNNNNNNNNNNNNNNNNNNNNNNNNNNNNNNNNNNNNNNNNNNNNNNNNNNNNNNNNNNNNNNNNNNNNNNNNNNNNNNNNNNNNNNNNNNNNNNNNNNNNNNNNNNATAAAAACAGAGGTGCCGATATGTCTGAACTGGCTACTGGCTACTTCAcaatggctaacagatactgcctaagtTAACAATTGGAGGATGCCTTTAGGTTATTTTAAAACATTGGTGCAATGAAAGGGAAGGgctcagttctcccagttcaggtttcgTCAAGTTTGGTTTAAGTTTTAGCTGGGAAcctagagaagcagctacagtgaaaaaagGTTCTATGCTTGAACTGAAGTTTTGCCTAAACATTCCCTCTGCAAGGTTTCGAGCCTGTAAGAACCTTTGTAGGAATTTacatttttgccaaggggtgtgtttatggggtgttgcagggattggaacaGCTTTGTTAAGTAGCATCGCATGTAGGTTGGGTTTACAAACAAGTTATTCTAGATactgttttcatttgtttgtgtTCCATTCACAGTGTTTaaatcaattctgttttgtttaacgctgagtggtttgaccagctgcatcattcctcAGATATCCACCTTCCATCTACCTTTACAAAAAAGTAAAAGTTAGGGGCCCATTTGTGATTTATCCGATAGTTCCAATTTGTGTTTAGGGTGGCTGGACTCGAAGGCGgcaagtggtaggtgttagtatcTTTTGTTCCATATCTTgtatttggttggtttaaacaatgCTTAGtgtagcaatggctctttcagttatTGAGCATTCCTGGGGGTGGAAGACGTGAATTTGGGGGTTTTACAGAAGGTGAACAAGGCAAAGCTGCTGCAATTAGCTGACAAGCTGTAAATTGAAGCTGCCTCCTTGCATGaaaaaaggagagataattatagtaaaagctcagcatttaaatataCCGgcacaccatcagaatctttggaaatggctaaaattgaattgaaaatgaagcagtttgaattagaggcaaaagaaaaagtgaaacagaaatgaaacattttgagttatgattaaaagcagaggaaagaggaaAAGAATGAAAGGTCCTAGcaagacaaagaaagaaaaggacagaGTTGCTTTAGCAGAGCAAAAAGtaaaggagagagaagaaaggaggaaagagagagaaaaaaagggtaaaagagtgagagaagaaagggagaaagagagagtttgaacttcatacATTGGCACTTAGATAAGAAAATCTGCCTAAAGGATGGAGGTGGATGCACAAGGTAAGCTAAGTGAGGAGGAGAGTgatgatgagcaaacccatggtagtcAAAGGCCTATTGAGCACCTGatcaaatatattcaaggatTGCTTAAATCTGATTAGAAGGATCTAGAAGCTTTGTCACCTCATTTGTGAAAGTGGTGAAACAAATGCAgtgggccagtgaccatgtgggttttgctgATCAAAACAAAGTTGCTTGgaagagctagtgaggtatttgcatcagtatcagaggaggtatctggggactatgaagaggtgaagaaagccatcttaaatgtatatgagcttgtgccagaagcttgGAGACAATGTTTGAAGAATCTAAGAAGGGGCCCTGGTCAAACATATGTTGAGTATGAAGGaatcaaatattgtaattttgAGAGGTGGATaggggcattaaaaatagagcaaacataTGATGCTATGTGAGAggcctttttttttgcagagttcaaaaattcatttcctgagGTAGTGAGAACTCAAGTGGGAGAGCAGATTTAGAATGGCAAGATTCGCAGCTGAAATGGCTCATAATTATGTGTTGGTCCATAAATcgaagtttggcttccaacatcaatttcaatccatgatggatagaaattggggatAAGAGACTCCCTCGCATGATAAGGGAAATGTAGATCTCGGTGAACATCATGAGGATTAACTGACCACAAGGTAATAAAGCAAACACATGAATGGGAAAGAGAAGTTGAAACATTCTGGTGTTTACACTACATTAGAATGGATCAAGTGAAGGCACAAcattggtgggttaggaaaaacaCTTGGAAGCTAGATGTGGGGAAAcaagataagccagtgaattttattggattggtaatggaaagcacaccAGTGGCTAACAAGCTGCATGAGAATGTACAATCTGTTCGGAGGTTGGGTAAGGAGGAAGTACCAAatcttcttaaaccatttacCTGCGAAGGTAATGTTTAtttgcataggccaggagcagcaggtaaagaggttacagtaTGAAGACAAACAGGATCATGTCAATCTTTGATATTGAGAGATGAGGAGATGTGTAACCCAAAAGGAT
Above is a window of Chiloscyllium plagiosum isolate BGI_BamShark_2017 chromosome 48, ASM401019v2, whole genome shotgun sequence DNA encoding:
- the LOC122544367 gene encoding zinc finger protein 239-like, translating into METPEKFGDCEKRVLTSYELDIYQTDHNGEKPLTCSVCDKEFAQSSNLMLHQRVHTGERPFTCSVCRKGFSQSSSLQTHQRVHTGEKPFTCSVCGKRFTNSSNLLLHQRVHTGERPFTCSVCGKGFTQSSSLLTHRRLHTGERPFTCSVCGKGFTNSSNLMTHQRVHTGERPFTCPVCGKGFTQSSSLMTHRRVHTGERPFTCSVCGKRFRNSSNLLTHQRVHTGERPFTCPMCGKGFTQSSSLLTHQRVHNGQRLFRCIV